The Flavobacterium piscisymbiosum genome includes a region encoding these proteins:
- a CDS encoding bifunctional 4-hydroxy-2-oxoglutarate aldolase/2-dehydro-3-deoxy-phosphogluconate aldolase translates to MAKYSRIEVALQMKENGMVPLFFHSDIEVSKKVLKACYDGGARLMEFTSRGDFAHEVFGALNKYALAELPGMMLGVGSITDAAAASLYMSLGANFIVTPVFREDIAIACNRRKVLWSPGCGTLTEIARAEELGCEIVKLFPADIYGPEFIKAIKGPCPWTNIMPTGGVYPTVESLSSWLNAGATCVGLGSQLISKDILDKEDYDGLKTKVSQVLDIIKNIKNK, encoded by the coding sequence ATGGCAAAATATTCAAGAATTGAAGTGGCTTTACAAATGAAAGAGAACGGAATGGTTCCGTTGTTTTTTCATTCAGATATAGAAGTAAGCAAGAAAGTATTAAAGGCATGTTATGATGGTGGTGCGCGATTAATGGAGTTTACCAGCAGAGGAGATTTTGCTCATGAAGTTTTTGGAGCTTTAAACAAATATGCTTTGGCTGAACTGCCGGGAATGATGTTGGGTGTAGGTTCTATAACCGATGCAGCAGCAGCTTCATTGTATATGAGTTTAGGGGCTAATTTTATTGTAACTCCTGTTTTTAGAGAAGATATAGCCATAGCCTGTAATCGACGTAAAGTGCTTTGGTCGCCTGGTTGCGGAACACTTACTGAAATTGCAAGAGCGGAAGAATTAGGATGTGAAATCGTAAAATTATTTCCTGCGGATATTTACGGACCAGAGTTTATAAAAGCTATAAAAGGACCTTGCCCGTGGACGAATATTATGCCAACAGGCGGTGTTTATCCAACCGTAGAAAGTTTGTCATCCTGGTTAAATGCAGGCGCAACTTGTGTGGGATTAGGTTCACAATTAATTTCGAAAGATATATTAGATAAAGAGGATTATGATGGCTTAAAAACGAAAGTAAGCCAGGTTCTTGATATCATCAAAAATATTAAAAATAAATAA
- a CDS encoding sugar kinase — MSKVVAFGEIMLRLSTERHLRFSQSTAFGASYGGGEFNVCVSLVNYGVNAEFVTRLPENEIGTSALKEMRKMNVESKNVVYGGERLGIYFLETGAGTRGSNVVYDRAHSSMATIQKGTINWEKVLEGATWFHWSGITPAISESAAEACLEAIKVAHKMGITISCDLNYRSKLWQYGKTPSDVMPEMLKYSNVILGDIDTAYFMLGIPKVNPNYQDEKSLPVLYTKLFDLIPNLKTVATTLRYSVSASHQRIGGILFDGKVIYNAAVKEVTPVVDRVGSGDAFMGGLIYGLQQYQNNNQRALDFAVAACCLKHTIAGDYNLVTLKEVENMIDGDGSALVSR; from the coding sequence ATGAGTAAAGTAGTTGCATTCGGAGAAATTATGTTGCGTCTTTCTACAGAGAGGCATTTACGTTTTTCACAATCTACGGCATTTGGTGCTTCTTACGGAGGAGGCGAATTTAATGTTTGTGTGTCTTTGGTGAATTATGGCGTAAACGCAGAATTTGTAACAAGATTACCTGAGAATGAAATTGGTACTTCGGCATTAAAAGAAATGCGAAAAATGAACGTAGAATCTAAAAACGTAGTTTACGGAGGAGAACGTTTAGGAATTTATTTTCTTGAAACCGGTGCCGGAACACGTGGCAGTAATGTTGTTTATGATCGTGCACATAGTTCGATGGCAACTATTCAGAAAGGTACAATTAATTGGGAGAAAGTCCTGGAAGGTGCAACATGGTTTCACTGGAGCGGAATTACCCCGGCAATTTCAGAAAGTGCTGCAGAAGCTTGTTTAGAAGCTATTAAAGTAGCGCATAAAATGGGAATTACTATTTCTTGCGATTTGAACTACCGATCAAAATTATGGCAATATGGTAAAACGCCAAGTGATGTTATGCCAGAAATGCTAAAGTATAGCAATGTTATTTTAGGAGATATAGATACGGCGTATTTCATGTTAGGAATACCTAAGGTTAACCCGAATTATCAGGATGAGAAATCACTTCCTGTTTTGTATACGAAACTGTTTGATTTGATTCCGAATTTAAAAACAGTAGCCACTACATTACGTTATTCTGTAAGTGCATCACACCAGAGAATTGGCGGTATTTTATTTGACGGAAAAGTAATTTATAATGCAGCTGTAAAAGAAGTTACACCCGTTGTGGATCGAGTAGGTAGTGGAGATGCTTTTATGGGTGGATTGATCTACGGATTACAGCAATATCAAAATAATAACCAGAGAGCGTTAGACTTTGCAGTAGCGGCTTGTTGTTTGAAACATACCATTGCAGGAGATTATAATCTGGTTACTTTAAAAGAAGTTGAAAATATGATAGATGGAGATGGTTCTGCATTAGTATCAAGATAA
- the uxaC gene encoding glucuronate isomerase → MSLNQTFINDNFLLENKFAEELYHNYSKNQPIIDYHNHLNPQFIAEDKVFDNITQVWINGDHYKWRAMRTLGINEQFVTGNGSDKDKFLNWAKTVPYTMRNPLYHWTHLELARYFDIYDLLNEKSAEKIYIETTEKINSQAYSTQNLLKKVNAELVCTTEDPIDSLEFHQKLTKNPIGTKMSTAFRPDKAILISNDGYNAYLDTLGDVSGIAINTFADLQAALRKRIEFFNANGCKLSDHGLDQIYFEEFTESEINTIFKKKRENRIISPDEALKFQSAVLLFLSETYHEFGWVQQFHLGALRNNNARMHRILGPDTGWDSIGDYPQAQKLSSFLNALDSKDKLTKTIIYNLNPADNEVMATMIGNFNDGSVRGKVQFGSGWWFLDQKDGMTKQLNALSNMGLISCFVGMLTDSRSFLSFPRHEYFRRILCNLLGDEIKRGELPNDMEWIGKLVSDISYNNAKEYFKF, encoded by the coding sequence ATGAGCTTAAATCAGACATTCATAAACGATAACTTTTTACTTGAAAATAAATTCGCTGAAGAGTTATATCATAACTACTCAAAAAATCAACCTATAATTGATTACCACAATCACTTAAATCCACAGTTTATTGCCGAGGATAAGGTTTTTGATAATATAACACAAGTTTGGATCAACGGAGATCATTACAAATGGCGTGCGATGCGTACATTAGGGATCAACGAGCAATTTGTAACAGGAAATGGTTCAGATAAAGATAAGTTCTTAAATTGGGCAAAAACGGTTCCGTACACGATGCGTAATCCTTTGTATCACTGGACGCATTTAGAATTGGCCCGTTATTTTGATATTTATGATTTGCTAAACGAAAAATCAGCAGAGAAAATTTATATAGAAACGACAGAGAAAATTAATTCTCAGGCATACAGTACACAAAACCTGCTTAAAAAAGTAAATGCTGAATTGGTTTGTACCACAGAAGATCCGATTGATAGTTTAGAGTTTCACCAGAAACTAACAAAAAATCCTATCGGAACTAAAATGAGTACGGCTTTCAGACCTGATAAAGCCATCTTAATTTCTAATGATGGTTATAATGCATATCTGGACACATTAGGGGATGTGTCCGGTATTGCAATTAATACTTTTGCTGATTTGCAGGCTGCATTAAGAAAGAGAATTGAGTTTTTTAATGCAAACGGCTGCAAATTAAGTGATCACGGTTTAGATCAGATTTATTTTGAAGAATTTACAGAATCTGAAATAAATACTATTTTCAAAAAGAAAAGAGAAAACAGAATTATATCACCGGACGAAGCTTTAAAATTCCAAAGCGCTGTTTTATTATTCTTATCTGAAACGTATCATGAATTTGGATGGGTACAACAGTTTCACTTAGGTGCATTGCGTAATAATAATGCACGTATGCACAGAATTTTAGGCCCGGATACAGGATGGGATTCTATTGGAGATTATCCGCAGGCGCAAAAATTATCCAGCTTTTTAAACGCATTAGATAGTAAAGATAAATTGACTAAAACAATCATTTATAACTTAAATCCTGCTGATAACGAAGTGATGGCAACCATGATTGGAAACTTCAATGACGGAAGCGTGCGCGGAAAAGTACAGTTTGGATCAGGATGGTGGTTTTTAGATCAAAAAGACGGAATGACCAAACAATTAAATGCCCTTTCTAACATGGGATTAATTAGTTGTTTCGTAGGTATGTTGACAGATTCAAGAAGTTTCTTGTCTTTCCCAAGACATGAATATTTCAGACGTATTTTATGTAATCTTTTAGGAGACGAAATCAAACGCGGAGAATTACCAAACGATATGGAATGGATAGGAAAATTAGTTTCAGACATTTCATATAACAACGCAAAAGAATATTTCAAGTTCTAA
- a CDS encoding gluconate 5-dehydrogenase, protein MTDLFDIKGKIALITGSTHGLGMAMAKGLGQAGATIVVNGNSSQQKIDDAVNELKNEGINAVGYKFNVTDEKEVIAAVQRIESEVGPIAVLINNAGIIKRIPLIEMEVADFKEVIDIDLVSPFIVSKHVAKGMIERRQGKIINICSMMSELGRNTVGAYAAAKGGLKMLTKNMATEWAKYNVQINGIGPGYFATEQTKPIRVDGHPFNDFIISRTPAAKWGDPGDLAGAAIFLSSKASDFVNGHILYVDGGILATIGKPSNED, encoded by the coding sequence ATGACAGACTTATTTGATATAAAAGGAAAAATTGCCCTGATCACAGGAAGTACACACGGACTGGGAATGGCAATGGCAAAAGGATTAGGTCAGGCGGGAGCAACAATTGTTGTAAACGGAAACTCTTCTCAGCAAAAAATTGATGATGCTGTAAATGAGCTTAAAAACGAAGGAATAAATGCAGTGGGTTATAAATTTAATGTAACCGATGAAAAAGAAGTTATTGCTGCCGTTCAGAGAATTGAAAGTGAAGTTGGTCCTATCGCTGTTTTGATTAATAATGCAGGAATCATCAAAAGAATTCCGTTAATCGAAATGGAAGTTGCTGATTTTAAAGAAGTGATCGATATTGATTTAGTAAGTCCTTTTATAGTATCTAAGCATGTTGCTAAAGGAATGATCGAAAGAAGACAAGGAAAGATAATCAACATTTGTTCGATGATGAGCGAATTAGGCCGTAATACGGTTGGTGCTTACGCTGCTGCAAAAGGCGGCTTAAAAATGCTGACTAAAAACATGGCAACAGAATGGGCAAAATACAACGTTCAGATTAACGGAATTGGGCCAGGTTATTTTGCTACTGAACAAACAAAACCAATTCGTGTTGACGGTCATCCGTTTAACGATTTCATCATTAGCCGTACTCCGGCTGCAAAATGGGGTGATCCCGGAGATTTAGCAGGAGCAGCTATATTTTTATCTTCAAAAGCAAGTGATTTTGTCAACGGTCACATTTTGTATGTAGATGGAGGAATTCTGGCTACAATTGGTAAACCATCAAACGAAGATTAA
- the kduI gene encoding 5-dehydro-4-deoxy-D-glucuronate isomerase, whose translation MTKYSSRYASSPEAVKKYDTQELRSEFLIDDLMQEDEIVLTYSHYDRYIAGSAVPVKGNLVLESIDPLKASYFLERREIGIINVGGSGSIVVEGKTYALGFKDALYIGSGNKEVIFKSDDSNNPAKYYINSAPAHTTYPTVKVSLAEANKLELGTMETANHRTVNQMIIGSVVTTCQLQMGMTELRPGSVWNTMPAHVHDRRMEVYFYLDIPENQAVCHFMGQPQETRHIWMNNHQAVISPPWSIHSGSGTSNYTFIWGMAGENLDYGDMDVCKITDLR comes from the coding sequence ATGACAAAATATAGTTCAAGATACGCGTCAAGCCCCGAAGCAGTAAAAAAATATGATACTCAGGAATTAAGAAGTGAATTCTTAATTGATGACTTAATGCAAGAAGATGAGATTGTTCTAACCTATTCTCATTACGATAGATATATTGCAGGTTCTGCAGTTCCTGTAAAAGGTAATTTAGTGTTAGAAAGTATCGATCCGCTTAAGGCATCTTATTTTTTAGAAAGAAGAGAAATCGGAATTATTAATGTTGGAGGAAGCGGTTCTATTGTTGTAGAAGGAAAAACATACGCATTAGGATTTAAAGATGCTTTGTATATCGGTAGCGGTAATAAAGAAGTAATTTTTAAAAGTGACGACAGTAATAATCCTGCGAAATATTATATCAACTCTGCACCGGCCCACACTACTTACCCAACGGTAAAAGTAAGCTTGGCAGAGGCAAATAAATTAGAATTAGGTACGATGGAAACGGCTAATCACCGTACCGTAAACCAAATGATTATTGGTAGTGTTGTAACAACATGCCAGTTACAAATGGGAATGACGGAGTTACGACCTGGAAGTGTTTGGAATACCATGCCGGCTCACGTACACGATCGAAGAATGGAAGTGTATTTCTATTTGGATATTCCGGAAAATCAGGCAGTTTGTCATTTCATGGGGCAACCTCAGGAAACAAGACATATCTGGATGAACAATCATCAGGCTGTAATTTCTCCACCATGGTCAATTCACTCAGGATCAGGAACCAGTAATTATACTTTTATCTGGGGAATGGCAGGAGAGAATTTAGATTACGGAGATATGGATGTTTGTAAAATAACTGATTTAAGATAA
- a CDS encoding MFS transporter, whose amino-acid sequence MNQPPDTVITNQDQKKSTGTYRWSICALLFFATTINYLDRQVLSLTWSDFIAPEFHWTNNDYGNITALFSIFYAVSLLFAGRFVDWLDTKKGFLWAIGIWSLGACLHAFCGIATAGIITGNWFVGFEGAKDAIELVQDTGLVINVSVTLFIFARFILAVGEAGNFPAAIKTTAEYFPKKDRAFSTSIFNAGATVGALAAPISIPFIAKSFGWEMAFIIIGALGFIWMGFWVFMYDKPERHPKVSAAELEYIQQDDIADSKLVGYVPETTTKVSFVECFKYKQTWAFAFGKFMTDGVWWFFLFWTPAYLSSVYGMDSTQAALPLFVLYMITLLSIVGGWLPTYFVEKKGMNPYEGRMRAMLIFAFFPLLALIAQPLGYISYWIPVIIIGIAGAAHQSWSANIFTTVGDMFPKKAIATITGIGGLAGGVGSTIINKGSGLLFDHAKETNMSFMGFHGIEAGYFIIFSICAVCYLTGWVVMKSLVPKYSPITGL is encoded by the coding sequence ATGAACCAACCACCAGACACAGTTATTACCAACCAAGACCAAAAAAAATCTACAGGAACGTATCGTTGGAGTATTTGTGCTTTACTGTTTTTTGCTACCACAATCAACTATTTAGACAGACAAGTACTTTCACTAACATGGAGCGATTTTATTGCGCCGGAATTCCATTGGACAAATAATGATTATGGAAATATAACAGCATTATTCTCTATTTTTTATGCTGTTTCTTTGTTATTTGCAGGCCGATTTGTAGACTGGCTTGATACTAAAAAAGGATTTCTGTGGGCTATCGGAATATGGTCTTTAGGTGCTTGTTTACATGCTTTTTGCGGTATTGCAACAGCAGGAATAATTACAGGAAATTGGTTTGTAGGATTTGAAGGCGCAAAAGACGCTATAGAGTTGGTGCAGGATACAGGATTGGTGATTAATGTAAGTGTTACATTGTTCATTTTTGCCCGTTTTATTCTGGCAGTGGGTGAGGCAGGAAACTTTCCAGCAGCAATTAAGACTACAGCCGAATATTTTCCTAAAAAAGACAGAGCATTTTCAACCAGTATTTTTAATGCAGGTGCAACAGTTGGAGCGTTAGCAGCGCCAATATCGATTCCGTTTATAGCTAAATCATTCGGTTGGGAAATGGCTTTTATTATTATTGGAGCCTTAGGTTTTATATGGATGGGATTTTGGGTTTTTATGTATGATAAGCCAGAAAGACATCCAAAAGTAAGTGCTGCAGAACTAGAATATATTCAACAAGATGATATTGCAGATAGTAAGTTAGTAGGTTATGTGCCTGAAACAACCACAAAAGTGTCTTTTGTAGAATGTTTTAAATACAAACAAACCTGGGCTTTTGCATTTGGTAAATTTATGACCGATGGTGTTTGGTGGTTCTTTTTGTTCTGGACACCGGCTTATTTAAGCTCTGTTTACGGAATGGATTCTACACAAGCTGCTTTGCCATTGTTTGTTTTATATATGATTACCCTACTTTCTATAGTAGGAGGTTGGCTGCCAACTTATTTTGTAGAGAAAAAAGGAATGAACCCTTACGAAGGAAGAATGAGAGCGATGTTGATTTTTGCATTTTTCCCTTTATTGGCTTTAATTGCACAGCCTTTAGGTTATATAAGTTACTGGATTCCGGTAATTATAATTGGTATTGCAGGTGCAGCTCACCAATCATGGTCGGCAAATATTTTTACAACTGTTGGAGATATGTTTCCTAAAAAAGCAATCGCAACTATTACAGGAATTGGAGGATTAGCAGGAGGTGTTGGTTCTACTATAATCAATAAAGGTTCAGGATTATTGTTTGATCATGCTAAAGAAACCAATATGTCATTTATGGGCTTTCATGGTATCGAAGCAGGCTATTTTATTATTTTCTCTATCTGTGCAGTATGTTACTTAACAGGTTGGGTCGTAATGAAAAGCTTAGTTCCTAAATACAGCCCAATTACTGGTTTGTAA
- a CDS encoding alpha/beta hydrolase produces MKKSKKQFLKKSITILALFASATFQVQAQNNVIIPLWNKIPDEIKAADYKENESIKDGKVQSTSLVSVPTLSIFLPKKSKTNQAAVIIFPGGGYQHLAIDKEGTKVAEWFNSLGIVGIVVKYRLPNDKIMKNKNIGPLQDAQEAVRYVRQNAAKYNIDTNKIGILGFSAGGHLASTLATHYDEKTYETTFKVSARPDFSLLIYPVISMQNDITHKGSQTSLLGNNPSQELLDTFSNEKRVTAQTPPTFLVHATDDTTVLPENSINFYLALKNNGVPAELHIYEKGGHGFGLGIKDTSKFWTRDCEEWLRSQGLTK; encoded by the coding sequence TTGAAAAAATCAAAAAAACAGTTCCTGAAAAAATCGATTACAATTCTTGCCTTGTTTGCAAGTGCCACATTTCAGGTACAGGCTCAAAATAATGTAATCATCCCGCTTTGGAATAAAATACCAGACGAAATCAAAGCAGCCGATTACAAAGAAAACGAAAGTATTAAGGATGGAAAAGTCCAAAGTACAAGTCTGGTTTCTGTTCCCACATTAAGTATCTTTTTACCTAAAAAAAGTAAAACCAATCAGGCCGCAGTTATCATTTTTCCTGGCGGAGGGTATCAACATTTGGCAATTGATAAAGAAGGAACCAAAGTAGCCGAATGGTTTAATAGTCTGGGCATTGTTGGTATTGTAGTTAAATATCGACTGCCAAATGATAAGATTATGAAAAACAAAAACATTGGCCCTTTGCAAGATGCCCAGGAAGCTGTGCGTTATGTGAGACAAAATGCTGCAAAGTATAATATTGATACTAATAAAATTGGAATTTTAGGATTTTCTGCTGGAGGACATTTGGCATCTACACTGGCTACACATTACGACGAAAAAACATATGAAACCACTTTTAAAGTCAGTGCCCGTCCAGATTTTTCTCTTTTAATCTATCCTGTAATATCCATGCAAAATGATATTACCCACAAGGGCTCGCAAACTAGTTTGCTAGGCAATAATCCTTCTCAGGAATTGCTTGATACGTTTTCGAATGAAAAAAGGGTAACCGCACAAACTCCGCCAACTTTTTTGGTGCATGCAACAGACGATACGACTGTTTTACCCGAAAACAGTATCAATTTTTACTTAGCGCTTAAAAACAATGGCGTTCCCGCTGAATTGCATATTTATGAAAAAGGCGGACATGGTTTTGGCCTGGGCATAAAAGATACCAGCAAGTTCTGGACTCGAGATTGTGAAGAATGGCTTAGAAGTCAGGGATTAACTAAATAA
- a CDS encoding PepSY-associated TM helix domain-containing protein, which translates to MFSFSKSNTNKKKSKKSLFKRIMAWLHLWLGLASGIIVVIVSLTGCIYVFENEIKDFIEDWRFVEPQEKAFLLPSQLVTIADKTMKGNHATSVTFGSKEDAAIVGYFIEKKESKDEKGEHKRGGKKGSFKNDTAKNGSEKGKSDLKPQGKGKQKGEKEEKPRKRRSGVFTSIYMNPYTGEILNVKSFSRGESPDFFRWILNGHRALWLPYNIGRPIVGVAVIIFVILLISGIVLWWPTKWIKSIINKSFKIKTDASFKRVNYDLHNVLGFYSCIFLFFIAVTGLVWSFDWWSKSLYWVTSGGKPLVESRESPKSDTTNVRTFNLTTADKVLLKMNKENPQAAGILISIPAKPADPIGAFVYKQKNTYYNMDRYNFDQQTLKEISIKSTFSGKYIDANIPDKIRRMNYDIHVGSVLGLTGKIIAFFASLISASLPITGFLIWWGKQKFGKKPAASPKVATKAIPITKAKQVLEKELSV; encoded by the coding sequence ATGTTTTCTTTTTCAAAATCAAATACAAATAAGAAAAAAAGTAAAAAATCGCTTTTCAAGCGTATTATGGCCTGGTTGCATTTATGGCTCGGACTGGCTTCCGGTATTATTGTGGTCATTGTTAGTTTAACGGGTTGTATTTATGTTTTTGAAAACGAAATTAAGGATTTTATCGAAGACTGGCGTTTTGTAGAACCTCAGGAAAAAGCTTTTTTATTGCCCTCGCAATTAGTTACAATTGCAGATAAAACCATGAAAGGCAATCATGCCACAAGTGTTACTTTTGGATCAAAAGAGGATGCTGCTATCGTGGGGTATTTTATCGAGAAAAAAGAAAGCAAAGACGAAAAAGGAGAACATAAAAGAGGAGGAAAAAAAGGAAGTTTTAAAAATGACACGGCTAAAAATGGGAGTGAAAAAGGAAAATCTGATCTAAAACCGCAAGGAAAAGGCAAGCAAAAAGGGGAAAAAGAAGAAAAGCCCAGAAAAAGAAGAAGTGGTGTTTTTACCAGTATTTATATGAATCCGTATACCGGAGAAATATTAAATGTAAAATCTTTTTCGAGAGGAGAATCTCCCGATTTTTTCAGATGGATATTAAACGGTCACCGAGCTTTATGGCTACCTTATAATATAGGAAGGCCAATTGTGGGCGTGGCGGTTATAATTTTTGTTATTTTATTAATTTCAGGGATAGTGCTTTGGTGGCCAACTAAATGGATTAAGTCCATTATTAATAAAAGTTTTAAAATAAAAACAGATGCCAGTTTCAAACGTGTCAATTATGATTTGCATAATGTGCTTGGGTTTTACAGCTGTATTTTTCTATTCTTTATTGCTGTAACCGGTTTAGTATGGAGTTTTGACTGGTGGAGTAAATCACTATACTGGGTTACATCCGGAGGAAAACCATTAGTCGAAAGCCGTGAATCTCCAAAATCAGACACTACAAATGTTAGGACTTTTAATCTTACTACGGCTGATAAAGTTTTGTTGAAGATGAACAAAGAAAATCCACAGGCAGCCGGAATTCTAATTTCTATTCCTGCCAAACCAGCAGATCCTATTGGAGCTTTTGTTTACAAACAAAAAAACACCTACTATAATATGGACAGGTATAATTTTGATCAGCAGACTTTAAAAGAGATTTCAATAAAGTCAACTTTTTCAGGAAAATATATCGATGCTAATATACCAGACAAAATACGAAGAATGAATTATGATATTCATGTAGGAAGTGTACTGGGACTTACAGGGAAAATTATTGCTTTTTTTGCCAGTCTAATCTCTGCCAGTTTGCCTATTACTGGATTTTTAATTTGGTGGGGAAAACAGAAATTTGGCAAAAAACCAGCTGCATCTCCAAAAGTTGCCACAAAAGCAATTCCTATTACCAAAGCTAAACAAGTCTTAGAGAAAGAATTGTCAGTTTAA
- a CDS encoding DUF4374 domain-containing protein — protein sequence MKKSSKLILFSALVAFTTFSCSSDSDKPGNETGGGVDTGKTKYIITATTGAAGIADYLLTADDISKGSITTTGNGIEQDGSYRYYITAQNNFFSLLYGQGNPGAVTTYNLNAEGKLIKKSNFQAETVHVFTAVNKDILTIKVPRSGAASIAQMYKIDAEKSLITGEAQQDTKKLAGNGERAFFTWATQVGEKVYMPYMSIKGDGVDNFGTKNPDSTWVAVYTYPELKLEKVIKDNRTSYLGGYFTNGLYQDENGDAYGFSGAVATSNSVVTSTKPSAVVKIKKGTTEFDKTYFFNVQEKSGGYKIASSSYISKGKVLLQMYGTAGTNKGAAKLAIADVYNQTFTWVTNAPETISFTTVERYNLVSEDGTSAIVGINTPEGNWIYTINGSTAVAAKGIKVEGGQITAIAKLKY from the coding sequence ATGAAAAAAAGTAGCAAATTAATTTTGTTCTCAGCTTTAGTAGCTTTTACAACGTTCTCTTGTAGTAGTGATTCTGATAAACCCGGAAATGAAACAGGCGGTGGAGTAGACACCGGAAAAACAAAATATATAATTACTGCCACTACGGGAGCAGCAGGAATTGCAGATTATTTGTTAACTGCTGATGATATTTCTAAAGGGTCTATTACTACAACCGGTAATGGTATCGAACAAGACGGATCTTACCGCTATTACATTACAGCGCAAAATAATTTTTTTAGTTTATTATACGGACAAGGAAATCCTGGTGCTGTAACAACTTATAACCTTAATGCAGAAGGAAAGTTAATTAAGAAATCTAATTTTCAGGCAGAAACGGTACACGTTTTTACAGCTGTAAACAAGGATATTTTAACGATTAAAGTTCCAAGAAGCGGTGCGGCATCTATTGCTCAAATGTATAAAATTGATGCAGAAAAATCACTTATTACAGGTGAGGCGCAACAAGACACGAAAAAATTAGCAGGAAACGGTGAAAGAGCCTTTTTTACCTGGGCAACTCAGGTGGGCGAAAAAGTGTATATGCCTTATATGAGTATTAAAGGTGACGGAGTTGATAATTTTGGAACTAAAAACCCTGACAGTACATGGGTTGCGGTATATACATATCCAGAACTTAAATTAGAAAAAGTGATCAAGGATAACCGTACCAGTTATTTAGGAGGTTATTTCACAAACGGATTGTATCAGGACGAAAACGGAGATGCTTACGGTTTCTCAGGAGCAGTTGCTACAAGCAATTCTGTTGTAACTTCGACTAAACCATCTGCTGTGGTAAAAATTAAAAAAGGAACTACTGAATTTGATAAAACGTATTTCTTTAATGTACAGGAAAAGTCAGGAGGATATAAAATTGCTTCATCCAGCTATATCTCTAAAGGAAAAGTTTTGCTACAAATGTATGGTACGGCAGGAACTAATAAAGGTGCTGCTAAACTGGCAATTGCTGATGTTTACAATCAAACTTTTACATGGGTAACTAATGCGCCTGAAACAATTAGTTTTACAACAGTAGAAAGATATAATCTTGTTAGCGAAGACGGTACATCTGCTATTGTTGGTATTAATACTCCTGAAGGAAACTGGATTTACACAATCAACGGCTCAACTGCTGTTGCTGCTAAAGGAATAAAAGTTGAAGGTGGTCAGATTACTGCAATTGCAAAATTAAAATATTAA